In Chloroflexia bacterium SDU3-3, one DNA window encodes the following:
- a CDS encoding GNAT family N-acetyltransferase gives MAIELRPYQESDWPRLCAIHDRARLDELRGSVDLAAFLTLEQTAQTEGLFDGEVWVADDGGNVVGFVAVSDDEISWLYVDRARYRQGIGRKLLRHAISRCGGAATVEVLAGNIAAIRLYQGEGFTIRETRQGRLTGNEQFAATGHIMVREQQP, from the coding sequence ATGGCGATCGAGCTACGCCCCTACCAGGAATCCGACTGGCCGCGCCTCTGCGCCATCCACGACCGCGCTCGCCTCGATGAGCTGCGCGGCTCGGTCGATCTGGCCGCCTTCCTCACGCTTGAGCAGACCGCCCAGACCGAGGGCCTGTTCGATGGCGAGGTGTGGGTGGCCGATGATGGTGGCAATGTGGTGGGCTTTGTGGCGGTCAGCGATGATGAGATCTCCTGGCTGTATGTCGACCGGGCCCGCTACCGCCAGGGCATTGGTCGCAAGCTGCTGCGCCACGCGATCAGCCGCTGCGGCGGCGCGGCCACCGTAGAGGTGCTGGCGGGCAACATCGCCGCCATCCGGCTCTACCAGGGCGAGGGATTTACCATCCGCGAGACAAGGCAGGGCAGGCTTACGGGCAACGAGCAGTTCGCGGCCACCGGCCATATCATGGTGCGCGAGCAGCAGCCCTAG
- a CDS encoding BLUF domain-containing protein, which produces MIRIIYISCSVEPFGDAELDSLLAVSRRNNHALGLTGLLLYRDGDFMQILEGEEEAVRRVYARVLADPRHQHVVMLDESPILKRSFGEWSMGFKRLSDSDAPDGFVDFMSEAFDSSTMADHGSRALKFMLHFKQLGQ; this is translated from the coding sequence ATGATCCGTATCATCTACATCAGCTGTTCCGTCGAGCCGTTTGGGGATGCCGAGCTTGACAGCCTGCTTGCGGTGAGCCGCCGCAACAATCACGCGCTTGGGCTCACCGGCCTGCTGCTCTACCGCGACGGCGACTTTATGCAGATCCTTGAGGGCGAGGAGGAAGCGGTGCGCCGCGTCTACGCCCGCGTCCTCGCCGACCCGCGGCACCAGCATGTGGTCATGCTGGATGAGTCGCCGATCCTCAAGCGCAGCTTTGGCGAGTGGTCGATGGGCTTCAAGCGGCTGAGCGATAGCGATGCGCCCGACGGCTTCGTCGACTTTATGAGCGAGGCCTTCGACAGCAGCACAATGGCCGATCATGGCTCGCGGGCGCTGAAGTTCATGCTGCATTTCAAGCAGCTTGGTCAGTAG
- a CDS encoding tetratricopeptide repeat protein yields the protein MTPLWHPDIVQKLLFAPHLLLSAAPWRQWVEAHGGIGRAYHFLQGLPLKESLREVLAVIIAHPGASVTVYHTQLGLERSAYHYRRKQLIATLTDLLNSEAPLAQGEPQLPARRTALPRPAALALIGREAELRELIELAQQPHIRLITLLGAGGTGKTRLAIQLAQLLAPQYTDGHVFIPLGDITDPDLVPSTVARHLGLKDAADRSALDTLGAHLADRQMLIVLDNFEHVLGQACLLAQLADLARSCTLLVTSRRALNIYGEQRYYVPPLAVPPDDGPISPAAAMRYDAVRLFAARVRQFQPHWELAPATVPLVAAICRQLDGLPLALELAAARAAGMPLATLRARLGARFQMLTNGPVDLPERQRTLLATLDWSYDLLPADAQALLAALGVFVSGWDLDAAEAICAGAAGQILDALDVLVQSSMVVLRPTSGDGERFQMLETIRAYAAELLQASPDHAPLRERHASYYLALAERLEGQINGPDQLGTLEQIAADYPNMRAALQWALDHGRRVLAERFCGALGRFWLMRGMLHEGRMWVGLAWQCQGPCEPLSHAKSLWAAAILAYDQGDEAQSISFSQQALELYRAGGDQAGMAMSLMAMGAVVMMRGEYERAAEALTEALALYRQLGDTRNIGATLHNLGATAGEQGDFAQAEIYYAECLRIHRQSNDAWSLAHGLINYAMSQHHQGMVTAATRAIFAEGLGLMRQLKDTYGIARAYFQLGLLACDDGQFDQSYAYLRDSLQLQQQIGDKRGMINSIEGLARLCMAQGRFVSVARLLGLALALRGAVGVPASPVMRRMACKTRLGSRQHVAPQLWDQAWGELQHLSLDQGAALALRCAQPDPAWLARFPAHYHERLLLGMG from the coding sequence ATGACCCCTCTGTGGCACCCCGATATTGTCCAGAAGCTGCTCTTTGCGCCACACCTGCTGCTATCGGCTGCGCCGTGGCGGCAGTGGGTCGAGGCTCATGGCGGCATTGGGCGCGCCTATCATTTTCTGCAGGGGCTGCCGCTGAAGGAGTCGCTGCGCGAGGTGCTTGCTGTGATCATCGCTCACCCCGGCGCATCGGTCACAGTCTACCACACGCAGCTTGGCCTGGAGCGGAGCGCCTACCACTATCGGCGCAAGCAGCTGATCGCCACCCTGACCGATCTGCTGAACAGCGAGGCCCCGCTGGCCCAGGGCGAGCCGCAGCTGCCCGCGCGCCGCACCGCGCTGCCGCGCCCAGCCGCGCTGGCCCTGATCGGGCGCGAGGCCGAGCTGCGCGAGCTGATCGAGCTGGCCCAGCAGCCGCACATCCGCCTGATCACGCTGCTGGGCGCGGGCGGCACCGGCAAGACCCGGCTGGCCATCCAGCTGGCCCAGCTGCTCGCGCCGCAATACACCGATGGCCACGTATTCATCCCGCTGGGCGACATCACCGACCCCGACCTGGTGCCGTCGACGGTGGCCCGCCACCTGGGCCTGAAGGATGCGGCGGATCGCAGCGCGCTCGACACGCTGGGCGCGCACCTCGCCGACCGCCAGATGCTGATCGTGCTGGATAATTTCGAGCATGTGCTCGGCCAGGCGTGCTTGCTAGCCCAGCTCGCAGACCTGGCCCGCTCCTGCACGCTGCTGGTGACCAGCCGCCGCGCGCTCAACATCTATGGCGAGCAGCGCTACTACGTGCCGCCGCTGGCGGTGCCGCCCGACGATGGCCCGATCAGCCCGGCGGCGGCCATGCGCTACGATGCGGTGCGGCTGTTCGCCGCCCGGGTGCGCCAGTTCCAGCCGCACTGGGAGCTTGCCCCAGCGACGGTGCCGCTGGTGGCAGCCATCTGCCGCCAGCTCGACGGGCTGCCGCTGGCGCTTGAGCTGGCGGCGGCGCGCGCCGCGGGCATGCCGCTGGCCACGCTGCGCGCGCGGCTCGGCGCGCGCTTCCAGATGCTCACCAACGGGCCTGTCGACCTGCCCGAGCGCCAGCGCACGCTGCTGGCCACCCTCGACTGGAGCTACGACCTGCTGCCCGCCGATGCGCAGGCGCTGCTCGCCGCGCTGGGCGTCTTTGTCAGCGGCTGGGATCTGGATGCCGCCGAGGCGATCTGCGCGGGCGCGGCGGGGCAGATCCTGGATGCGCTCGATGTGCTGGTGCAGAGCAGCATGGTGGTGCTGCGCCCCACATCAGGCGATGGCGAGCGCTTCCAGATGCTCGAAACCATCCGCGCCTACGCGGCAGAGCTCCTGCAGGCCAGCCCCGACCACGCGCCGCTGCGCGAGCGCCACGCCAGCTACTACCTAGCGCTGGCCGAGCGGCTCGAAGGGCAGATCAACGGCCCCGATCAGCTGGGCACACTAGAGCAGATCGCCGCCGACTACCCCAACATGCGCGCCGCCCTGCAGTGGGCGCTCGACCACGGGCGGCGGGTGCTGGCCGAGCGCTTCTGCGGGGCGCTCGGGCGCTTCTGGCTGATGCGCGGCATGTTGCACGAGGGCCGCATGTGGGTCGGCCTGGCCTGGCAGTGCCAGGGGCCATGCGAGCCGCTGAGCCACGCCAAGTCGCTCTGGGCGGCGGCCATCCTGGCCTACGATCAGGGCGATGAGGCCCAGTCGATCAGCTTCAGCCAGCAGGCGCTGGAGCTCTACCGGGCGGGCGGCGATCAGGCCGGCATGGCCATGTCGCTCATGGCCATGGGTGCGGTGGTGATGATGCGCGGCGAGTACGAGCGCGCCGCCGAGGCGCTGACCGAGGCGCTGGCGCTGTACCGCCAGCTGGGCGACACGCGCAATATCGGCGCGACGCTGCACAACCTGGGGGCCACCGCAGGCGAGCAGGGCGATTTCGCCCAGGCCGAGATCTACTACGCCGAGTGCCTGCGCATCCACCGGCAGTCAAACGACGCATGGAGCCTGGCCCACGGCCTGATCAACTACGCGATGAGCCAGCATCACCAGGGCATGGTCACCGCCGCGACGCGGGCGATCTTCGCCGAGGGCCTGGGCCTGATGCGCCAGCTGAAGGACACCTACGGCATCGCCCGCGCCTACTTCCAGCTTGGGCTGCTGGCCTGCGACGATGGCCAGTTCGATCAGTCCTACGCCTACCTGCGCGACTCGCTGCAGCTGCAGCAGCAGATCGGCGACAAGCGCGGGATGATCAATAGCATCGAGGGCCTGGCCCGGCTCTGCATGGCCCAGGGGCGCTTTGTGTCGGTGGCGCGGCTGCTGGGGCTGGCGCTGGCGCTGCGCGGCGCGGTGGGCGTCCCGGCCTCGCCGGTGATGCGGCGCATGGCCTGCAAGACCCGGCTGGGCAGCCGCCAGCATGTCGCGCCGCAGCTGTGGGATCAGGCCTGGGGCGAGCTGCAGCACCTCTCGCTCGATCAGGGCGCGGCGCTGGCGCTGCGCTGCGCCCAGCCCGACCCGGCATGGCTGGCCCGCTTCCCCGCCCACTATCACGAGCGGCTCCTGCTCGGCATGGGCTAG